A window of Trichoderma atroviride chromosome 3, complete sequence contains these coding sequences:
- a CDS encoding uncharacterized protein (EggNog:ENOG41~TransMembrane:2 (o12-31i119-142o)~SECRETED:SignalP(1-28)): MRRRVSNPPLSISSSFSLLPLVCYFVLSFPLPGDDEELQAPPLMPMRSRFAEATGPEVLPEVDVTRNGDEAPEPFRGYDGLEVVDTDLPGSSVRTKPENVAAPAIESTTQQKNARRRRIIWIAVAAMILVVVIVAAVVGGVLGSRHHNSAASSRTSSAPSSPSTTPSSSSPNAIASNSSLAVTGWWETTSQYNIRLFYQERMANCA; encoded by the coding sequence ATGCGACGCCGTGTCTCAAATCCTCCTTtgtcaatctcttcttccttctctctccttcctCTCGTGTGCtactttgtcttgtctttcCCTCTAcctggcgacgacgaggaactCCAGGCGCCCCCATTGATGCCCATGAGATCGCGCTTCGCCGAGGCCACAGGGCCTGAAGTTTTGCCAGAGGTGGATGTTACGAGAAATGGCGACGAAGCACCAGAGCCTTTCCGTGGATACGATGGATTGGAAGTGGTCGACACCGATTTGCCTGGCTCAAGCGTCAGGACAAAGCCCGAGAATGTGGCTGCACCAGCAATCGAAAGCACAACGCAGCAGAAAAacgcgagaagaagaaggataatATGGATTGCGGTTGCAGCGATGAttctggtggtggtgatagTGGCGGCTGTGGTTGGCGGTGTTCTTGGGTCGCGACATCACAACTCCGCAGCGTCCTCGAGGACTTCGAGCGCTCCTTCGTCCCCTTCTACGACtccttcgtcatcgtcgcccaACGCCATCGCCTCCAACTCAAGTCTTGCGGTAACTGGTTGGTGGGAGACCACCAGCCAATACAACATCCGCCTATTCTACCAGGAAAGGATGGCCAATTGCGCATGA
- a CDS encoding uncharacterized protein (EggNog:ENOG41), with translation MMRANEATDSATQAAARPCVPAPNDPKYSLSHFQDESKETGPSCQRPPPGFGKMQGDAEAVAEAEARMRKELRAFDAKFLGGTSAGK, from the exons ATGATGCG CGCCAACGAAGCCACTGACAGCGCTACACAAGCCGCTGCCCGCCCCTGCGTTCCCGCTCCCAACGATCCCAAATACAGCCTCAGTCATTTTCAGGATGAAAGCAAAGAGACAGGTCCCAGCTGTCAACGTCCACCGCCGGGCTTTGGCAAGATGCAGGGCGACGCCGAAGCAGTGGCTGAGGCGGAAGCACGCATGCGCAAAGAGCTGCGCGCTTTTGACGCGAAATTCTTGGGTGGAACCTCCGCTGGGAAATAA